The Streptomyces clavuligerus genome includes a region encoding these proteins:
- a CDS encoding methyltransferase domain-containing protein — MPQELAGELRVTAAQVGAWYDQFGDIYHQTLGESIHCGLWFPPDEPHPARVDLVSLSSEAQDRFTDYLIKTLDPHADQHVLDIGCGTGRSALRLSQQRGAKVTGVAISKVQIEHANRLAETHDLSDRLVFEHADAMHLPYEDESFDSAWAIESLCHMDRAKALREAYRVLRPGGDFLLLESVLTNPLTEAEATSLDTMLAANTPLWLPEFFELITRAGFETLELKDLSANLAMTMNVLELVCHDRREEFTRRFGAEFTELLMAGLPEARNITARKTRFFMLLLRKPPVPAN, encoded by the coding sequence GTGCCGCAAGAATTAGCTGGTGAACTCAGGGTGACAGCCGCGCAGGTCGGAGCCTGGTACGACCAGTTCGGAGACATCTACCACCAGACCCTCGGCGAGAGCATCCACTGCGGGCTGTGGTTCCCGCCGGACGAGCCGCACCCCGCCCGCGTGGATCTGGTCTCCTTGTCCTCGGAGGCCCAGGACCGGTTCACCGACTACCTCATCAAGACCTTGGACCCCCACGCCGACCAGCATGTTCTGGACATCGGCTGCGGCACGGGGCGCTCGGCCCTCCGGCTGTCCCAGCAGCGCGGCGCCAAGGTCACAGGTGTCGCCATCAGCAAGGTCCAGATTGAGCACGCAAACCGGCTCGCCGAGACCCACGACCTGAGTGACCGCCTGGTCTTCGAACACGCCGACGCCATGCACCTGCCCTACGAGGACGAGTCCTTCGACAGCGCCTGGGCGATCGAGAGCCTGTGCCACATGGACCGGGCGAAGGCCCTGCGCGAGGCGTACCGCGTGCTGCGTCCCGGCGGGGACTTCCTGCTTCTGGAGTCTGTCCTCACCAACCCGCTCACCGAGGCCGAGGCCACTTCGCTCGACACGATGCTCGCCGCCAACACTCCGCTGTGGCTGCCGGAGTTCTTTGAGCTGATCACCCGGGCCGGCTTCGAGACCCTGGAGCTGAAGGACCTGTCGGCGAACCTGGCGATGACGATGAATGTGCTGGAGCTGGTCTGCCACGACCGCCGGGAGGAGTTCACCCGACGCTTTGGCGCGGAATTCACGGAGCTGCTGATGGCAGGGCTCCCAGAGGCACGGAACATCACCGCCCGGAAGACCCGCTTCTTCATGCTGCTGCTGCGCAAGCCGCCCGTCCCGGCGAACTGA